From Erinaceus europaeus chromosome 9, mEriEur2.1, whole genome shotgun sequence, one genomic window encodes:
- the DONSON gene encoding protein downstream neighbor of Son produces the protein MALPLPGYSPGFKRPPETLRLRRKRPRSAGPEAAAGERSEPAALRAALAAGLPLRPFPAASRGGGPAPARRNPFARLDNRPPAAAAEGPDGPAPARGPFLESNQEKDLLWEEKLPESTATGLLQTSQVSFSESDILSSDRTELPVDWSIKTRLLFTSSQPFTWADHLKAQEEAQGLIQHCRATEVTLPQKIQDPRLCTELRCAFQQSLTYWLHPAFSWLPLFPRIGADRKMSGKISPWSDDDTLQSTLMNDWSVSFASLYNLLKTKLCPYFYVCTYQFTILFRAAGLAGTDVITALISPTTRGLREAMKNEGIEFCLPLIKESSRKEKQASGPNLEHGEEQAVSDDDEDESLSWLEEMGVQDKIKKPDILSIKLRKEKHEVQMDHRPESVVLVKGANTFTLLNFLINCKSLIATSGPQAGLPPTLLSPIAFRGATMQVLKARSVNVKTQALSGYRDQYSLEITGPVMPHSLHSITMLLKSAQSGSFSAGLYTHEPTAVFNINPPVDQVPNADTVHVELAKCGLHPKTLDQLCQIPALGKSSLRHMEMSDYIYSWRS, from the exons ATGGCGCTCCCGCTGCCCGGCTACTCGCCCGGCTTCAAGCGGCCGCCCGAGACCCTGCGGCTGCGGAGGAAGCGGCCGCGGAGCGCGGGGCCCGAGGCGGCGGCCGGGGAGCGGAGCGAGCCCGCGGCCCTCCGCGCCGCACTGGCGGCCGGGCTGCCCCTGCGCCCCTTCCCGGCGGCGAGCAGAGGCGGCGGCCCCGCGCCGGCGCGCAGAAACCCCTTCGCCCGCCTGGACAACcggccgcccgccgccgccgccgagggCCCCGACGGCCCGGCCCCAGCCCGCGGCCCG TTTTTAGAGTCTAATCAAGAAAAGGATTTGCTCTGGGAAGAGAAGTTGCCTGAAAGTACTGCTACGGGATTACTCCAG ACTTCACAGGTCTCATTCTCCGAATCTGATATTCTGTCCTCAGATAGGACTGAATTACCTGTGGACTGGAGTATTAAAACTCGACTCCTTTTCACCTCTTCTCAACCCTTTACCTGGGCAGATCATTTGAAAGCCCAGGAAGAAGCTCAAGGTCTCATCCAGCATTGTAGGGCGACAGAAGTGACTTTGCCTCAAAAAATACAG GACCCCAGACTCTGCACTGAGCTCCGCTGCGCCTTCCAGCAGAGCCTCACCTATTGGCTCCATCCTGCCTTTTCTTGGCTCCCCCTGTTCCCTCGAATTGGGGCTGATAGGAAAATGTCTGGAAAGATAAGCCCCTGGTCAGATGATGATACTCTGCAGTCCACTTTAATGAATGACTG GTCTGTGAGCTTTGCATCTTTATATAATCTTCTGAAGACTAAACTTTGTCCCTATTTCTACGTTTGCACCTATCAATTTACCATCCTGTTCCGGGCTGCAGGATTAGCAGGAACTGATGTGATCACAGCTCTCATATCTCCTACAACAAGAGGTCTGAGAGAAGCTATGAAAAATGAAG GTATTGAATTTTGCCTTCCTTTGATCAAAGAAAGCAGCCGCAAGGAGAAGCAAGCATCTGGACCAAACTTGGAGCATGGAGA GGAGCAAGCAGTtagtgatgatgatgaagatgaaaGCTTATCCTGGCTAGAGGAGATGGGTGTGCAAGATAAGATCAAAAAGCCAGACATACTCTCTATCAAACT TCGCAAAGAGAAGCATGAGGTGCAGATGGACCACAGGCCTGAGTCTGTTGTGCTGGTGAAAGGAGCGAACACCTTTACATTGCTCAATTTTTTGATCAACTGTAAAAGTTTAATTGCTACTTCAGGTCCACAGGCAGGACTTCCACCAACCCTCCTGTCTCCGATAGCCTTCCGTGGTGCCACCATGCAGGTGCTTAAG GCACGAAGTGTAAATGTGAAGACACAAGCCCTTTCTGGATACAGAGATCAGTACAGTTTGGAGATAACAGGGCCTGTCATGCCTCATTCTCTGCATTCTATCACCATGCTTCTCAAATCTGCACAGAGTGGGTCATTCTCTGCAGGACTGTACACACACGAGCCAACTGCTGTATTCAATATCAACCCTCCGGTGGATCAAGTACCAAATGCT GATACTGTTCATGTGGAACTTGCTAAATGTGGATTGCACCCTAAGACTCTGGATCAACTTTGTCAAATTCCAGCACTGGGGAAATCATCTTTACGGCATATGGAAATGAGCGACTACATTTATAGTTGGAGATCCTGA